The genome window GCTAGCGGGGTCGGAGGCTATCTTGGAATATTTGTAGTTTCGATACTTGGGAATTTCATCCCATTCATACCCATACCGTATTTAATTGCTGTGTACCTCTATGCAGCCCTGATACCCGGCTCGAATCCCCTACTAGTCGGGATTATCAGTGGTGTGGGCGGGGGCGTTGGAAAGCTGATAGTCTATCTAGTGAGCAGGGGGGCTTCACGCGTAGTGCTTTCAGAAGATACCCGTGAGAGATACAACAAACTTTCTAAGATGCTTGGGAACTGGGGTATGCTGGCAGTCTTCTTATTTGCCGCTACTCCGAGTCCCGACGATGCAATAGTGATCCCGCTAGGACTGATGGGCTACAGTCCACTTAAGTTCTTCATCGGAATAACCGCTGGGAAAATACTCATAAGTATAGCGACTGCTTACAGCGGACGCATAGTGGCGCAAATGACTGGTGGGATGTTCTGGTACGAGCTTCTAGTCTCTATTGTTCTATTCATCGCTGTAATGCTGATTATTTCACTACTAGACTGGGAGGGTATCCTAACTCTTCTAGGCGAAAAGGGTCTAAAGGGGCTAAGGGATGAAATTAGCAAGAAAGGACTAGCTGGAGTTCTCTTAGCCAGGCGCAATAAGTAGCGAAGCTCAATACTCTTCCTCAATTTACCTTTTAGTGACGGTGACCAAGGTATATCCATCCTTGAACTCAGTACTTGTACGTACCTTTACATTCCACAGTTTGGCAAAGATGCCAGCCAGCACCCCTCTTAGAAAATTGTTGGTGGGTTTTTCACCGTTGAGAATTGCTGACTCACTCTCGAAGTCATTGTAAAGTTTTGCGACCAGCCTACCCTCCTGGGGTGAGTACTCTACTATCTCAGCTACTCC of Thermofilum uzonense contains these proteins:
- a CDS encoding VTT domain-containing protein; protein product: MRSDFFSVHPVIDWLLNIASGVGGYLGIFVVSILGNFIPFIPIPYLIAVYLYAALIPGSNPLLVGIISGVGGGVGKLIVYLVSRGASRVVLSEDTRERYNKLSKMLGNWGMLAVFLFAATPSPDDAIVIPLGLMGYSPLKFFIGITAGKILISIATAYSGRIVAQMTGGMFWYELLVSIVLFIAVMLIISLLDWEGILTLLGEKGLKGLRDEISKKGLAGVLLARRNK